The Hymenobacter sp. 5317J-9 genome has a window encoding:
- the kdpB gene encoding potassium-transporting ATPase subunit KdpB — protein MSNTSLFQSALVREAIGQAFVKLNPRTMFRNPVMFTVEIGTVVMLFVTLGLLVSPDAAQGSLGYNFTVFAVLFLTLLFANFAEAIAEARGKAQAESLRKTREETPARVVDANGNIASVSSSQLTKGQFFLVEAGEIIPTDGEIVEGLATIDESAITGESAPVIREAGGDKSSVTGGTKVLSDRIKVVVTTAPGESFLDKMIALVEGASRQKTPNEIALTILLAGFTLVFVIVCVTLQPFAEYSKTPIAVASFIALFVCLIPTTIGGLLSAIGIAGMDRALRANVITKSGKAVETAGDIDVLLLDKTGTITIGNRKATHFWPAPGVPMVQFVEFATLGSLTDETPEGKSIVELARDSKVDAQQLQPRLAGAELIKFTAETRSSGVTLAGGTRIRKGAADAIRRLAEQAGQVYPQEVAARVQAVASNGGTPLVVSENDRVLGVVELQDIIKPGIQERFERLRNMGIKTVMVTGDNPLTAKFIAEKAGVDDFIAEAKPEDKMQYIRAEQQLGKLVAMMGDGTNDAPALAQADVGVAMNSGTQAAKEAGNMVDLDNDPTKLIEVVEIGKQLLMTRGTLTTFSIANDVAKYFAIVPALFMVAIPGLRALNIMGLHSPQSAILSAVIFNAIIIPALVPLALRGVSYTPIGASALLRRNLLVYGLGGVIVPFIGIKLIDLLVGVFV, from the coding sequence ATGTCTAATACCTCTCTTTTTCAATCGGCGCTGGTGCGCGAAGCCATCGGGCAGGCCTTCGTGAAGCTGAACCCGCGCACGATGTTCCGCAACCCGGTCATGTTCACCGTGGAAATCGGCACCGTCGTGATGCTCTTCGTCACGCTCGGCCTGCTCGTTAGCCCCGATGCCGCCCAGGGCAGTTTGGGCTACAACTTCACGGTGTTCGCGGTGCTGTTCCTGACCCTGTTGTTTGCCAACTTCGCCGAGGCCATCGCCGAGGCGCGGGGCAAGGCCCAAGCCGAAAGCCTGCGCAAAACCCGCGAGGAAACCCCCGCTCGCGTCGTCGACGCCAACGGCAACATCGCCTCGGTCAGCTCGTCGCAGCTCACCAAAGGCCAGTTCTTTCTGGTGGAGGCCGGCGAAATCATTCCCACCGACGGCGAGATTGTCGAAGGCCTGGCCACGATTGACGAGTCGGCCATTACCGGTGAGTCGGCGCCCGTGATTCGGGAAGCCGGCGGCGATAAGTCGTCCGTCACGGGGGGCACCAAAGTATTGTCCGACCGCATCAAAGTGGTGGTGACCACGGCACCCGGCGAGTCGTTTCTCGACAAGATGATTGCGCTGGTAGAGGGCGCTTCGCGGCAGAAAACGCCCAACGAAATTGCCCTCACCATCCTGTTGGCTGGGTTTACGCTGGTGTTCGTCATTGTGTGCGTGACCCTGCAGCCCTTCGCCGAATACTCGAAAACACCCATTGCGGTGGCCTCGTTTATCGCCCTGTTTGTGTGTTTGATTCCGACCACCATCGGCGGGTTGCTCTCGGCCATCGGCATCGCCGGCATGGACCGGGCCCTGCGGGCCAACGTCATCACCAAGAGCGGCAAGGCCGTGGAAACGGCTGGCGACATCGACGTGCTGCTGCTCGACAAAACCGGTACCATCACCATCGGCAACCGCAAGGCCACGCATTTCTGGCCGGCGCCCGGCGTGCCCATGGTACAGTTCGTGGAATTTGCCACCCTCGGCTCGCTCACCGATGAAACGCCCGAGGGCAAAAGCATCGTGGAGCTGGCCCGCGACAGCAAGGTGGACGCCCAACAGCTACAGCCGCGCCTGGCCGGGGCCGAACTTATCAAGTTCACGGCCGAAACCCGCTCCTCGGGCGTGACGCTGGCTGGCGGCACCCGCATCCGCAAGGGCGCGGCCGATGCCATCCGGCGGCTGGCCGAACAGGCCGGCCAGGTTTATCCGCAGGAAGTGGCCGCGCGCGTGCAAGCCGTGGCCAGCAACGGCGGCACCCCGCTCGTGGTGAGCGAAAACGACCGGGTGCTGGGCGTGGTGGAACTGCAGGACATCATCAAGCCCGGCATTCAGGAACGGTTTGAGCGCCTGCGCAACATGGGCATCAAGACGGTGATGGTGACCGGCGACAACCCGCTCACGGCCAAATTCATTGCCGAAAAAGCCGGCGTCGACGACTTCATTGCCGAAGCCAAGCCGGAGGACAAGATGCAGTACATCCGCGCCGAGCAGCAACTGGGCAAGCTGGTGGCCATGATGGGCGACGGCACCAACGACGCCCCCGCCCTGGCCCAGGCCGACGTGGGCGTGGCCATGAACTCGGGCACCCAGGCCGCCAAGGAAGCCGGCAACATGGTGGACCTCGACAACGACCCCACCAAGCTCATCGAGGTGGTGGAAATTGGCAAGCAGCTGCTCATGACCCGCGGCACGCTCACCACGTTCAGCATCGCCAACGACGTGGCCAAGTACTTCGCCATCGTGCCCGCGCTGTTCATGGTGGCCATTCCGGGCCTGCGGGCGCTCAACATCATGGGCCTGCACTCGCCGCAGTCGGCCATTCTCTCGGCCGTCATTTTCAACGCCATCATCATCCCGGCCTTGGTGCCGCTGGCGCTGCGCGGGGTAAGCTACACGCCCATTGGGGCTTCGGCTTTGCTGCGCCGCAACTTGCTGGTGTACGGCCTAGGCGGAGTCATCGTGCCCTTCATCGGCATAAAACTGATTGACCTGCTGGTGGGCGTGTTCGTGTAA
- the kdpA gene encoding potassium-transporting ATPase subunit KdpA, whose translation MTQELLAILGIFLATVLLAMPLGRYLAAIYRGDRNWSDFMGPLERGLFKAGGINPEREMTWQQHLLALLAINLLWFVYAMLVLCFQGGLPLNPDGNASMTPDQAFNTAVSFLVNCNLQHYSGESGLTYFSQLVVIMFLQFVTAATGMAACVVVFNALREGTHEKLGNFYNYFVKSITRVLLPLSLAVALVLAFQGTPMTFRAKQPIVTMQGDSAVVSRGPAAAMIGIKQLGTNGGGFFGVNSAHPLENPTSLTNAVENLSITLIPMAMALCFGYYLRRPRLGWMVFGVMTAGYLLLQVPTVALEMHGNPAITRLGVDQHLGSLEGKEMRLGAPASALWAIQTTVTSNGSVNAMHDSLTPISGMNTLLGMMTNAFYGGVGVGFLNFFVFIIVAVFISGLMVGRTPELLGKKIEAREMKIAILIALLHPLLILAGTAMAAHLYAGNPTEYAGWLANPGYHGFSEMLYEYTSSAANNGSGFEGLGDNTPWWNISCGVVLLLSRYLPIIGPVAIAGLLARKKFIPESAGTLKLDTATFGIMVFFVIWIIAALSFFPALALGPLAEHFTLY comes from the coding sequence ATGACCCAAGAACTTCTTGCCATCCTTGGCATTTTTTTGGCCACGGTGCTGCTGGCCATGCCGCTGGGCCGCTACCTGGCCGCCATTTACCGCGGCGACCGGAACTGGTCCGACTTTATGGGGCCGCTGGAGCGCGGCCTGTTCAAGGCCGGCGGCATCAACCCTGAGCGGGAAATGACCTGGCAGCAGCACCTGCTGGCCCTGCTGGCCATCAACCTGCTCTGGTTCGTGTACGCCATGCTGGTGCTCTGCTTCCAGGGCGGCCTGCCGCTGAACCCCGACGGCAACGCCTCGATGACGCCCGACCAGGCCTTTAACACGGCCGTCTCGTTTCTGGTCAACTGCAACCTGCAGCACTACTCCGGCGAGTCGGGCCTGACTTACTTCTCGCAGCTGGTCGTCATCATGTTCCTGCAATTCGTGACGGCCGCCACCGGCATGGCTGCCTGCGTGGTGGTGTTCAACGCCCTGCGCGAGGGCACCCACGAAAAGCTGGGCAACTTCTACAACTACTTCGTCAAGAGCATCACGCGGGTGCTGCTGCCGCTCTCGCTGGCCGTGGCGCTGGTGCTGGCCTTTCAGGGCACGCCCATGACGTTTCGGGCCAAGCAGCCGATTGTGACGATGCAGGGCGATTCGGCCGTGGTCAGCCGCGGCCCGGCCGCCGCCATGATTGGCATCAAGCAGCTGGGCACCAACGGCGGCGGCTTTTTTGGCGTCAACTCGGCCCACCCGCTCGAAAACCCCACCAGCCTCACCAACGCCGTCGAGAACCTAAGCATCACGCTCATTCCCATGGCCATGGCGCTGTGCTTCGGCTACTACCTGCGCCGCCCCCGGCTGGGCTGGATGGTGTTTGGGGTGATGACGGCCGGCTACCTGCTGCTGCAAGTGCCCACCGTGGCGCTGGAAATGCACGGCAACCCCGCCATTACGCGCCTGGGCGTCGACCAGCACCTGGGCTCGCTCGAAGGCAAGGAAATGCGCCTCGGGGCCCCCGCCTCGGCGCTGTGGGCCATCCAAACCACCGTCACCAGCAACGGCTCGGTCAACGCCATGCACGACTCGCTCACGCCCATCTCGGGTATGAACACGCTGCTGGGCATGATGACCAACGCCTTCTACGGCGGGGTGGGCGTGGGTTTCCTCAACTTCTTCGTGTTCATCATCGTGGCCGTCTTCATCTCGGGCCTGATGGTGGGCCGCACCCCGGAGCTGCTGGGCAAGAAAATCGAGGCCCGCGAGATGAAAATTGCCATCCTCATCGCCCTGCTCCACCCGCTGCTGATTCTGGCCGGCACGGCCATGGCGGCCCACCTCTACGCCGGCAACCCCACCGAATACGCCGGTTGGCTGGCCAACCCCGGCTACCACGGCTTCTCGGAGATGCTGTACGAGTACACCTCGTCGGCTGCCAACAACGGCTCCGGCTTCGAGGGCCTCGGCGACAACACGCCCTGGTGGAACATCAGCTGCGGCGTCGTGCTGCTGCTCTCGCGCTACCTGCCCATCATCGGGCCGGTGGCCATTGCCGGGCTGCTGGCCCGCAAGAAGTTCATCCCCGAAAGCGCGGGCACGCTCAAGCTCGACACGGCCACGTTCGGCATCATGGTCTTCTTCGTGATTTGGATTATTGCCGCGCTGTCCTTTTTCCCGGCTCTGGCGCTGGGCCCGCTGGCCGAGCATTTCACGCTCTATTAG
- a CDS encoding GNAT family N-acetyltransferase — MSPPFSLQPALEIDTLQLLPLQPADFAALYAVAADPAIWAQHPNRDRWQQPVFATFFAGALQSGGAFKVVDKATGTVLGSTRIYDYQSEDNSIFIGYTFFGTKQWGKGINLAVKALLLDYLFQFVEAVRFHIGAGNVRSQIAIQRLGACKVAEQEVAYFGELPKLNFVYEITRPFWLEKRQPTASANP, encoded by the coding sequence ATGAGCCCCCCCTTTTCCCTCCAGCCCGCCCTGGAAATCGATACGCTGCAGTTGCTCCCCCTGCAGCCCGCCGACTTCGCGGCGCTCTACGCCGTGGCCGCCGACCCCGCCATCTGGGCCCAGCATCCCAACCGTGACCGGTGGCAGCAGCCCGTGTTCGCCACCTTTTTCGCAGGCGCCCTACAAAGCGGCGGCGCCTTCAAAGTAGTCGACAAAGCCACGGGCACCGTGCTGGGCAGCACCCGTATCTACGATTACCAATCAGAAGACAACAGCATTTTCATCGGCTACACCTTCTTTGGGACCAAGCAGTGGGGCAAAGGCATCAACTTAGCCGTGAAGGCATTGCTGCTGGACTATTTGTTTCAATTCGTTGAGGCCGTGCGTTTCCACATCGGGGCCGGCAACGTGCGCTCACAAATCGCTATCCAGCGGCTGGGGGCCTGCAAAGTGGCAGAGCAGGAAGTCGCTTACTTCGGCGAGCTTCCCAAGCTGAACTTTGTGTATGAAATAACCCGACCATTTTGGCTTGAAAAACGCCAGCCAACGGCCTCAGCGAATCCCTAA
- a CDS encoding ATP-binding protein — protein sequence MNLKTKITAGFLALLLLVVALGGYAFYSVRRLETSSRGILKANFYSVELGQQMLQALDRLQTQPADADGLARFQSGLTRELANITEPGEQQLVDSLAARFAGYQRQANEPALEQLRAGTHRMIRLNTAALTRKNERANLAATQAGRYMLAFITLAVLIALMFVLSVPEAAVAPLRKLTLSLEHAANQDFDATIPIESNDEFGRVGRAFNRMLAELSEFRSSTTADLLLERNRARSIVNGLDEGLLLLDENRRIILANPVLCELLDLSVTQLVNRSAAEVARENDLLRTLLAPLDAPRREQALAAAPLLNIPQNGEEAFYRLAVQDLVSFNEASGKTEFVGQILTLRNVSDFKKLDQVKSNFLATVSHELKTPLSSINMSLKVLADERVDAQERQRVLGGIGRETQRLLRIVSELLDVSRLDTGAGIQLNFAATPLPAVVQFAAATVQPQLDNKHLTLVQELPEGLPTVRADVEKTTWVLINLLANAIRYSPAGEPLTVRAARVGKFVQVTVQDRGPGIATENHEKIFQRFAQIPDKSGYKGGSGLGLSIAREFITTQGGRLWVESELGSGSAFCFTLPISA from the coding sequence ATGAACCTCAAAACCAAGATTACCGCCGGCTTTTTGGCCTTGCTGCTGCTCGTCGTAGCGCTGGGCGGCTACGCTTTCTACTCCGTGCGGCGCCTGGAAACCAGCTCGCGCGGCATTTTGAAAGCCAATTTTTACTCCGTGGAGCTAGGCCAGCAGATGTTGCAGGCCCTGGACCGGCTGCAAACCCAGCCCGCCGATGCCGATGGACTGGCCCGGTTTCAATCGGGCCTGACCCGGGAGCTGGCCAACATCACCGAGCCCGGCGAGCAGCAGCTCGTGGACAGCCTGGCGGCCCGCTTTGCCGGGTACCAGCGCCAGGCAAATGAGCCAGCCCTGGAGCAGTTGCGAGCCGGCACCCACCGCATGATTCGCCTAAACACGGCCGCCCTGACCCGAAAAAATGAGCGCGCCAACCTCGCGGCCACCCAGGCCGGGCGCTACATGCTGGCGTTTATAACACTGGCCGTACTCATTGCCCTCATGTTCGTGCTGAGCGTGCCGGAAGCGGCGGTGGCCCCGTTGCGCAAGCTCACCCTGAGCTTGGAACACGCCGCCAACCAGGACTTCGATGCCACCATTCCCATTGAGAGCAACGACGAGTTTGGGCGCGTGGGCCGGGCATTCAATCGGATGCTGGCCGAGCTGAGCGAATTCCGCAGTTCGACCACGGCCGACCTGCTGCTGGAACGCAACCGCGCCCGCAGCATCGTGAACGGGCTGGACGAGGGCCTGCTGCTGCTGGACGAAAACCGCCGCATCATCCTGGCCAATCCCGTGCTTTGCGAGCTGCTGGACCTGTCCGTGACCCAGCTCGTGAACCGGTCCGCGGCCGAGGTAGCCCGCGAAAACGACCTGCTGCGCACCCTGCTTGCCCCGCTCGACGCGCCCCGCCGCGAGCAGGCCCTGGCCGCCGCGCCGCTGCTCAATATTCCGCAAAACGGAGAGGAGGCCTTTTATCGGCTGGCGGTGCAGGATTTGGTGTCGTTCAACGAGGCCAGTGGCAAGACCGAATTTGTGGGTCAGATTCTGACCCTGCGCAACGTGTCAGACTTTAAAAAGCTCGACCAAGTGAAGTCGAATTTCTTGGCCACGGTGTCGCACGAGTTGAAAACCCCGCTCTCCAGCATCAACATGAGCCTGAAAGTGTTGGCCGATGAGCGGGTGGATGCCCAGGAGCGGCAGCGGGTGCTGGGCGGCATCGGGCGCGAAACCCAACGCCTGCTGCGCATCGTGAGCGAACTACTTGACGTGTCACGCCTCGACACCGGGGCCGGCATTCAGCTCAACTTTGCGGCCACGCCGCTGCCGGCCGTGGTGCAGTTTGCCGCCGCCACGGTGCAGCCCCAACTCGACAACAAGCACCTAACGCTGGTGCAGGAACTGCCCGAGGGCCTGCCCACCGTGCGCGCCGACGTGGAAAAAACCACCTGGGTACTCATCAACCTCTTGGCTAACGCCATCCGCTATTCGCCCGCTGGCGAGCCGTTAACCGTGCGCGCCGCCCGCGTGGGCAAGTTCGTGCAAGTGACGGTGCAAGACCGCGGCCCCGGCATCGCGACCGAAAACCACGAAAAGATTTTCCAACGCTTTGCCCAGATTCCCGACAAGTCGGGCTACAAGGGCGGCTCGGGACTGGGGCTCAGCATTGCCCGCGAATTCATCACCACCCAGGGCGGGCGGTTATGGGTCGAGAGCGAACTAGGCAGTGGCAGTGCTTTTTGCTTCACGCTGCCCATCTCGGCCTAG
- a CDS encoding porin, with translation MRARTQGPAGCTPPAFCPFSHEKVFISSRGYPPCEHRPGPDYSPHRPRSGRVCAGRAGAGHPNPLTFYGFVDGYYGYDFDHGNTQSRPGFLYSHNRQNEFTVNQGLLGMRYDDGKVRGAFGIHAGSYVKANYAAEDQVFKHIYEAYAGFRPFAKAWLDVGIFGSHIGFESAISKDNWTLTRSLMAENSPYYEAGARLTYEVAPQLTLAGLVLNGWQNIRESNQAKALGTQIQWKPSGKILVNSSTFYGQEQPQDSVRRRRYFHDFYVSYAATTRLSLALVFDVGKQQAARPAGDNGEKYDTWHTGAVFVRYKLADKWTTALRGEYYNAERGVIIGSFAPAVGSPNAFIRGGSINLDYAPTGNVLVRVEGRVLNAKDNIFLEAGGRSRDTYGNVTSSVAISF, from the coding sequence TTGCGGGCGCGGACCCAGGGGCCTGCTGGCTGCACGCCACCTGCTTTTTGCCCGTTTTCTCATGAAAAAGTTTTTATTTCCAGCCGTGGCTATCCTCCGTGTGAGCACCGCCCTGGCCCAGACTACTCCCCCCACCGACCCCGCTCTGGCCGTGTCTGCGCCGGCCGCGCCGGTGCCGGCCACCCCAACCCGCTCACGTTCTACGGCTTTGTGGATGGCTATTATGGCTATGATTTCGACCACGGCAACACCCAGAGCCGGCCCGGCTTTCTCTACTCGCACAATCGCCAGAACGAGTTCACCGTGAACCAGGGCCTGCTGGGAATGCGCTACGACGACGGCAAGGTGCGCGGCGCGTTTGGCATTCACGCCGGTTCTTACGTCAAGGCCAACTACGCCGCCGAGGACCAGGTATTCAAGCACATCTACGAAGCCTACGCCGGCTTCCGGCCGTTTGCCAAGGCCTGGCTCGACGTGGGCATCTTCGGCTCGCACATCGGGTTCGAGTCGGCTATTTCGAAAGATAACTGGACGCTGACCCGCTCGTTGATGGCCGAAAACTCGCCCTATTACGAGGCCGGGGCCCGCCTTACGTACGAGGTGGCCCCCCAGCTGACGCTGGCCGGGCTGGTGCTCAACGGCTGGCAGAACATCCGCGAGAGCAACCAAGCCAAGGCCCTGGGCACCCAGATTCAGTGGAAGCCGTCGGGCAAAATCCTTGTCAACAGCAGCACGTTCTACGGCCAGGAGCAGCCGCAAGACTCGGTGCGCCGCCGCCGCTACTTCCACGATTTTTACGTGAGCTACGCCGCCACCACCCGCCTGAGCCTGGCGCTGGTGTTCGACGTGGGCAAGCAACAGGCCGCCCGCCCGGCCGGCGACAACGGCGAGAAGTACGACACCTGGCACACCGGCGCGGTCTTCGTGCGCTACAAGCTGGCCGACAAGTGGACCACGGCCCTGCGCGGGGAGTACTACAACGCCGAGCGCGGCGTCATCATCGGCTCGTTTGCGCCGGCCGTGGGCAGCCCCAACGCGTTTATTCGGGGCGGTTCAATCAACCTGGACTATGCCCCCACCGGCAACGTGCTGGTGCGCGTCGAAGGACGGGTGCTCAACGCCAAGGACAATATTTTTCTGGAAGCGGGTGGCCGCAGCCGCGACACGTATGGCAATGTCACGTCGAGTGTAGCCATTTCGTTTTAA
- the kdpC gene encoding K(+)-transporting ATPase subunit C has protein sequence MKSNFLPALRMTLAMLVLCCVLYPALVWAAAQLAPGHGDGVQLRQHGRVVGFANVGQQFSRPDYFNTRPSAVNYNAQGSGGSNKGASNPDYLATVKARLDTFLLQNPTLHAADVPAELLTASGSGLDPHLSPQGALVQVARVAQARGVAPGRLTELVKNNTEGGLLAPETVNVLRLNLALDALAPARK, from the coding sequence ATGAAATCCAACTTCCTTCCCGCCCTGCGCATGACCCTGGCCATGCTGGTGCTGTGCTGCGTTCTGTACCCTGCCCTTGTCTGGGCCGCGGCCCAGCTGGCCCCCGGCCACGGCGATGGCGTGCAGCTGCGCCAGCACGGCCGCGTCGTGGGCTTCGCCAACGTGGGCCAGCAGTTCAGCCGGCCCGACTACTTCAACACCCGGCCCTCGGCCGTGAATTATAACGCCCAGGGTTCGGGCGGCTCCAACAAGGGCGCCAGCAACCCCGACTATCTGGCCACGGTGAAGGCCCGGCTCGATACCTTCCTGCTGCAAAACCCCACCTTACACGCCGCCGACGTACCGGCCGAGTTGCTTACGGCCAGCGGCTCGGGCCTCGACCCGCACCTCTCGCCCCAGGGCGCGCTGGTGCAGGTGGCCCGGGTGGCCCAGGCCCGCGGCGTGGCGCCGGGCCGCCTCACCGAGCTGGTGAAAAACAACACCGAAGGCGGCCTGCTGGCCCCCGAAACGGTGAACGTGCTGCGGCTGAACTTGGCGCTGGACGCGCTGGCCCCAGCCCGCAAATAA
- a CDS encoding sensor protein KdpD, translating into MDPAEESLRDQSAERFLRLVQERRRGRLKIYLGLAAGVGKSFRMLQEAHDLLAHGVNVLIGYVETHGRAGTVAQLEGLPLLPRKSVFYKGRALEEMDLDGILKQRPAVVVVDELAHSNVPGSRHDKRWQDVEELVAAGISVITAVNVQHLESLHDQVLRITGTDVTERVPDAILRAADEVINVDLTVDELRSRLQDGKIYTPDKVPAALANFFRPEHLLQLRELALREVTRVLGYQIESNAGGAPAVAPQRRNADRLLACINSNNRAAKEIIRKTSRLADRFGAAAWYVLYVQTGRETADRIGLATQRHLLNNLQLATELGGQILRVKNDDVVGAIQRVALEKNVTLLVCGVTSEKGTWERISRRGITNDLIRAVARGPHELDIYLVSY; encoded by the coding sequence ATGGACCCCGCCGAAGAATCGTTGCGTGACCAGTCCGCCGAGCGTTTCCTGCGCCTGGTGCAGGAGCGGCGGCGCGGCCGGCTGAAAATTTACCTGGGCCTGGCGGCCGGGGTGGGCAAGTCGTTTCGGATGCTGCAGGAAGCCCACGACTTGCTGGCTCATGGCGTAAACGTGCTCATCGGCTACGTGGAAACCCACGGCCGGGCCGGCACCGTGGCCCAGTTGGAAGGACTGCCGCTGCTGCCGCGCAAAAGCGTGTTCTACAAGGGCCGGGCGCTGGAAGAGATGGACCTGGACGGCATTCTGAAGCAGCGGCCGGCGGTGGTGGTAGTGGACGAGCTGGCCCACTCCAACGTGCCGGGCTCGCGCCACGACAAGCGCTGGCAGGACGTGGAGGAGCTCGTGGCCGCCGGCATCTCCGTCATCACGGCCGTAAACGTGCAGCACCTCGAAAGCCTGCACGACCAGGTGCTGCGCATCACGGGCACCGACGTGACCGAACGGGTGCCCGACGCCATTCTGCGGGCCGCCGACGAGGTAATCAACGTGGACTTGACGGTGGATGAGTTGCGGAGCCGCCTGCAGGACGGCAAAATCTATACCCCCGACAAGGTGCCCGCCGCGCTGGCCAACTTCTTCCGGCCCGAGCACCTGCTGCAATTGCGGGAGCTGGCCCTGCGCGAAGTAACCCGGGTGCTGGGCTACCAGATTGAGAGCAACGCCGGCGGGGCGCCCGCCGTGGCGCCGCAGCGCCGCAACGCCGACCGCCTGCTGGCGTGCATCAACTCCAACAACCGGGCTGCCAAGGAAATCATCCGCAAGACCTCGCGGCTGGCCGACCGGTTCGGGGCCGCGGCCTGGTACGTGCTCTACGTGCAAACCGGCCGCGAAACCGCCGACCGCATCGGCCTGGCCACGCAGCGGCACTTGCTCAACAATTTGCAGCTGGCCACCGAGCTGGGCGGCCAGATTCTGCGGGTGAAAAACGACGACGTGGTGGGAGCCATTCAGCGCGTGGCGCTGGAAAAAAACGTCACCCTGCTCGTGTGCGGGGTCACCAGCGAAAAAGGCACTTGGGAACGAATTTCGCGCCGAGGCATCACCAACGACCTGATTCGAGCCGTGGCCCGCGGCCCCCACGAACTGGACATCTACCTCGTCAGCTATTAG